In Lysobacter lycopersici, a genomic segment contains:
- a CDS encoding nucleoside permease — MNLKLRLTVMNFLQFFVWGAWLLTIGAWWFQNRHWSGTGFGAIFSTMGFASLFMPALMGIVADKWINAERLYGLLHIGGAIMLFLIPRVDDPSTMFPVMFVTMCFYMPTIALAITVSYNALKNEGMDVVGTYPPIRVWGTVGFIAATWTTSLSGLETSSGQFYVASAASLALGLYAFTLPPCRPKLDAAHSGSLADRLGLTSFTLFRNRNMAVFFIFAMLLGAALQLTNAYGDTFLHDFAKVDEYKGLFAVRYPAMIISISQISETLFILTIPFFLKRFGIKAVMTMSMLAWFLRFGLFAYGDPGPGLWMIVLSCIVYGAAFDFFNISGSLFVEGQSDPKIRASAQGLFMLMTNGVGAVLGSLIAGFVIDHFFTDPTCNDMTAICKDWHGIWTAFAAYALAMAILFVPLFRHKHDPRKLVAAHGAGDVGNP; from the coding sequence GTGAATCTGAAACTGCGCCTGACGGTGATGAATTTCCTCCAGTTCTTCGTCTGGGGGGCATGGCTGCTCACCATCGGCGCCTGGTGGTTCCAGAACCGCCACTGGTCGGGCACCGGCTTCGGCGCGATCTTCTCGACCATGGGCTTCGCCTCGCTGTTCATGCCGGCGCTGATGGGCATCGTCGCCGACAAGTGGATCAACGCCGAACGCCTGTACGGCCTGTTGCACATCGGCGGCGCGATCATGCTGTTCCTGATCCCGCGCGTGGACGATCCCTCGACCATGTTCCCGGTCATGTTCGTCACCATGTGCTTCTACATGCCGACCATCGCGCTGGCGATCACCGTGTCGTACAACGCGCTGAAGAACGAAGGCATGGACGTGGTCGGCACCTATCCGCCGATCCGCGTCTGGGGCACGGTCGGCTTCATCGCCGCGACCTGGACGACCAGCCTCTCGGGCCTGGAAACCTCGTCCGGGCAGTTCTACGTCGCCTCCGCCGCATCGCTGGCGCTGGGACTGTACGCGTTCACCCTGCCGCCCTGCCGCCCGAAGCTGGACGCCGCGCACAGCGGCAGCCTCGCCGACCGCCTCGGCCTGACTTCGTTCACGCTGTTCCGGAACCGCAACATGGCGGTGTTCTTCATCTTCGCCATGCTGCTGGGCGCGGCATTGCAACTGACCAACGCCTACGGCGACACCTTCCTGCACGATTTCGCCAAGGTCGACGAATACAAGGGCCTGTTCGCGGTGCGCTACCCGGCGATGATCATCTCGATCTCGCAGATCTCGGAAACCTTGTTCATCCTCACCATCCCCTTCTTCCTGAAGCGCTTCGGGATCAAGGCGGTGATGACGATGAGCATGCTGGCGTGGTTCCTGCGCTTCGGGCTGTTCGCCTACGGCGATCCGGGCCCGGGACTGTGGATGATCGTGCTGTCGTGCATCGTCTACGGCGCGGCCTTCGATTTCTTCAACATCTCCGGCTCGCTGTTCGTCGAAGGCCAGAGCGACCCGAAGATCCGCGCCAGCGCGCAGGGCCTGTTCATGCTCATGACCAACGGCGTCGGCGCGGTGCTGGGCAGCCTCATCGCGGGCTTCGTGATCGATCATTTCTTCACCGATCCGACCTGCAACGACATGACCGCGATCTGCAAGGACTGGCACGGCATCTGGACCGCGTTCGCGGCGTACGCGCTGGCGATGGCGATACTGTTCGTGCCGCTGTTCAGGCACAAACACGATCCGCGCAAGCTGGTCGCGGCACATGGCGCGGGCGATGTCGGCAATCCCTGA